The Setaria viridis chromosome 6, Setaria_viridis_v4.0, whole genome shotgun sequence genome includes the window GTAAGTCATAATTTTCTGAGGTCCTTTAATTTGTACGGTGATATTCCCCTAGCTAGTAGTATAGCTAGCTAGGGATGTTCTTTCAACATCAGCGCTATTTAAAACCTATCTCAACAATTTCTAAGAAAACTACAGTGATTTTTTAAATGTGTAGTTCAGTTTCTCTTGATCGAAAACTTGGCAAAATGTTCCAAAAAAAACCTGGCAAAATTTTTTAACCTGATTATTAATAGTTCCGGAATTTAGCAACAACTGTTCAAAACACTTCAGCATTTTCATTTTTTCAAATTCTTTCAACAAACGTCTCTTAAGAGCATGTTTGGTTCACTAACATGTAATAGTATCTGATTATTACAAAGCTAGGGAATGGGTACCGGTACATGCTTTATTTTGATTCAGCTTGGCCCGTGCAATTGAATTGATTCATCGTTGATCCCCCTTATCCAAGTGTTATCACATTATGATACCACTAATGACGTTTGAAAACTCACATGAACTATACCCATATTTAGGAACTCATATATAAAAGGAGTTATTTCTTATTTCCCAATATCAGTTGGACGCCGCAAAAAATCATGGCTAATATGTAGTTTACTATTTTCCCTGACATTTCTAATTAAAATTTCAGTTTGTTGTTTTCCAAGTGTTAAATTAGCATTATTTTCATTCACCTTTTTCCAAGGCCCATGGATCAACATGCTTGCTATTTCATATTAAATTGCACAAATATTATATATAGTTCATTGTAGTTGAAGAATCATCATCTGCAGTGCAGGAACTACTGTGATTCAGTTTcaaaatattttgtttttttacacTCAGTTTATTACAAAGAGTAATTGTCTGATTAGCCTTTGATGTGTTTTTCTTTGGTTGGGCGCCAATCGCAGGAGGGACAGCTTCATCACCCACCGTGCCTTCTGCGACGCACTGGCGCAGGAGAATGCAAGGGTGCCGCCCATCGGCGCCGGCATgtacggcgccggcggcatggCCTTCGGCCTCTCTGGAATGGCCGCCTCCCAGCTGCAATCCTTCCAAGACCAGGCCCACTcctcggccaccaccgccatcaGCGGCAATCCGGCGGCGCAGTTCGAACACCTCATGCCGACCTCCACCTCGTTCCGCGGCGCGcagccggcgtcgtcgtcctcctcgccgttCTACCTCGGCGGCGCTGAGGACGGCAACCAGAGCCAACCGGGACACACCTCGCTGCTCCACGGCAAGCCGGCCTTCCACGGCCTGATGCAGCTGCCGGAGCAGCACGGCCAGCCGGGGAGCAACGGCCTCCTCAACCTGGGGTTCTTCTCGGGCGCGAGCAGCGGCGGCCAGGACGCGCGCCTCGTCTTCCCGGGCCAGTTcaacggcgccgccggcgggaacggccgcggcgatggcggcgagcaCGGCAACAGCAGCGCCAACACCGAGTCCGCGGCCATCTTCTCCGGGAACCTAATGGGCAACCAAAtgacaggcggcggcggcggcggcttctctTCATCCTTGTACAACTCAGCTGGGaccgtcgcgccgccgcagATGTCGGCGACAGCGCTGTTGCAGAAGGCCGCTCAGATGGGCGCGAcgtcgagcggcggcggtggcggaagcGCGAACTCTCTGCTCAAGGGGCTCGGTAGCGGCGGCGCGTTGAACGGGAGAGCTGCCGGAGCAGCCGGGTTCATGGCCGGGGAGAGCTCGTCGAGGAGCGCTTCACAGGCCGAGAACGAGAGCCAGTTCCGGGACCTGATGAACTCGCTCGCCGCTTCCGGGAGCAGCGGCTTCCCCGGCCTGGACGACGGCAAGCCGAGCACGAGAGACttcctcggcgtcggcggcggcgtcgtgcggagcatgggcggcgcggcggggctgcCGCTGCGGCACGGCGCCGCGGGCATTGGCATGGGCTCATTGGACCCTGAAATGAAGTAGGAGATCGGATAAAAAACAACAAAGGCAAGGATTGCATGCATATAGCTAGCAGCAGCCTAGCTACACTGACTAGGGTTCATGGAGTTGCATTGGTTGGtggatggtgatgatgaggccATCAAACCATCATCATGTGTTACTTATGGTATATGCTGCATGGTGAATACAATGGTGATTTGATCCATGTTGCATTATGTTTTTGAATTGTGAATTGGTGATGGGATGTATTGTAGTGTAGTGTAGCTTCTGAAGAACATGGAATCGATCAAGTAATAATAGCAGTTGGCCGGAACATTATTCGTTAAATGTCTGTGTCTATACTTAGTTAAATTTGGCTCTGATACATAGTATTGGTCTGCATTATCTGACTGAAGCAGCAGTGACATAGTTTTTGTTCAGTAATATCTCTGATGAGTACCCTGGGTAGGGATTTTGTATTGTTTGAATTGTTAGCTACACTTAACCTGAATTTCGGTAAATCTTGTATATTAAGatttgacttttttttaaaaatgattTGATGATATAgcgtcggtgttttatacctggcaacctagaactcgaaggtaaaagcgaggacacaagatatagatttatacaagttcggaccgcc containing:
- the LOC117860632 gene encoding uncharacterized protein isoform X2, producing MAASAHLFGLGDAQMQPRPPPQQAAPPPPAAPPAPKKKRNQPGNPNPDAEVIALSPKTLLATNRFVCEVCNKGFQREQNLQLHRRGHNLPWKLKQKNPKETRRRVYLCPEPTCVHHDPSRALGDLTGIKKHYCRKHGEKKWKCDKCNKRYAVQSDWKAHSKTCGTREYRCDCGTLFSRRDSFITHRAFCDALAQENARVPPIGAGMYGAGGMAFGLSGMAASQLQSFQDQAHSSATTAISGNPAAQFEHLMPTSTSFRGAQPASSSSSPFYLGGAEDGNQSQPGHTSLLHGKPAFHGLMQLPEQHGQPGSNGLLNLGFFSGASSGGQDARLVFPGQFNGAAGGNGRGDGGEHGNSSANTESAAIFSGNLMGNQMTGGGGGGFSSSLYNSAGTVAPPQMSATALLQKAAQMGATSSGGGGGSANSLLKGLGSGGALNGRAAGAAGFMAGESSSRSASQAENESQFRDLMNSLAASGSSGFPGLDDGKPSTRDFLGVGGGVVRSMGGAAGLPLRHGAAGIGMGSLDPEMK
- the LOC117860632 gene encoding uncharacterized protein isoform X3, translating into MAASAHLFGLGDAQMQPRPPPQQAAPPPPAAPPAPKKKRNQPEDPDAEVIALSPKTLLATNRFVCEVCNKGFQREQNLQLHRRGHNLPWKLKQKNPKETRRRVYLCPEPTCVHHDPSRALGDLTGIKKHYCRKHGEKKWKCDKCNKRYAVQSDWKAHSKTCGTREYRCDCGTLFSRRDSFITHRAFCDALAQENARVPPIGAGMYGAGGMAFGLSGMAASQLQSFQDQAHSSATTAISGNPAAQFEHLMPTSTSFRGAQPASSSSSPFYLGGAEDGNQSQPGHTSLLHGKPAFHGLMQLPEQHGQPGSNGLLNLGFFSGASSGGQDARLVFPGQFNGAAGGNGRGDGGEHGNSSANTESAAIFSGNLMGNQMTGGGGGGFSSSLYNSAGTVAPPQMSATALLQKAAQMGATSSGGGGGSANSLLKGLGSGGALNGRAAGAAGFMAGESSSRSASQAENESQFRDLMNSLAASGSSGFPGLDDGKPSTRDFLGVGGGVVRSMGGAAGLPLRHGAAGIGMGSLDPEMK
- the LOC117860632 gene encoding uncharacterized protein isoform X1, producing the protein MAASAHLFGLGDAQMQPRPPPQQAAPPPPAAPPAPKKKRNQPGNPKDPDAEVIALSPKTLLATNRFVCEVCNKGFQREQNLQLHRRGHNLPWKLKQKNPKETRRRVYLCPEPTCVHHDPSRALGDLTGIKKHYCRKHGEKKWKCDKCNKRYAVQSDWKAHSKTCGTREYRCDCGTLFSRRDSFITHRAFCDALAQENARVPPIGAGMYGAGGMAFGLSGMAASQLQSFQDQAHSSATTAISGNPAAQFEHLMPTSTSFRGAQPASSSSSPFYLGGAEDGNQSQPGHTSLLHGKPAFHGLMQLPEQHGQPGSNGLLNLGFFSGASSGGQDARLVFPGQFNGAAGGNGRGDGGEHGNSSANTESAAIFSGNLMGNQMTGGGGGGFSSSLYNSAGTVAPPQMSATALLQKAAQMGATSSGGGGGSANSLLKGLGSGGALNGRAAGAAGFMAGESSSRSASQAENESQFRDLMNSLAASGSSGFPGLDDGKPSTRDFLGVGGGVVRSMGGAAGLPLRHGAAGIGMGSLDPEMK